One segment of Candidatus Omnitrophota bacterium DNA contains the following:
- the lpxI gene encoding UDP-2,3-diacylglucosamine diphosphatase LpxI (LpxI, functionally equivalent to LpxH, replaces it in LPS biosynthesis in a minority of bacteria.) produces MARIGLVAGEGKLPIIFSRLAREKGDTVIAFGLKGITSPDLEKHVDKLHWVPWGSLQKAILLLATERIKKIIMLGKIKKDILFNDEKVFDPVAAKMLDKLKDKKDYAVLNEINNILSKFGVEVIDSTTYLKELIPAKGTLTKRSPSDGELADINYGKEVAKSLSGFDIGQTIVVKEKTVIAVEAIEGTDETIARSGRLMKGGFVVVKVARPNQDMRFDVPLVGLDTVKTLADSGGTALALEADKTLLMDRDALIKLADEKNISIIII; encoded by the coding sequence ATGGCGCGTATAGGCCTTGTAGCCGGAGAAGGGAAACTGCCGATAATATTTTCACGCCTCGCCAGGGAAAAAGGCGATACAGTGATAGCGTTCGGCCTTAAAGGGATAACATCGCCCGACCTTGAGAAGCATGTCGACAAACTCCATTGGGTGCCATGGGGAAGCCTGCAGAAGGCGATACTGCTCCTGGCTACCGAGCGGATAAAAAAAATCATAATGCTTGGTAAGATTAAAAAAGACATTCTTTTTAACGATGAAAAAGTGTTCGACCCGGTTGCGGCGAAGATGCTCGATAAGCTAAAGGATAAAAAGGATTACGCCGTATTGAACGAGATAAATAATATCCTTTCTAAATTCGGCGTCGAGGTTATAGATTCCACGACATACTTGAAAGAGCTTATCCCCGCAAAAGGCACGCTGACAAAACGTAGCCCATCCGATGGAGAGCTCGCGGACATAAATTACGGTAAAGAAGTCGCTAAATCTCTTTCCGGTTTCGATATAGGCCAGACGATAGTCGTGAAAGAGAAGACGGTTATAGCTGTGGAAGCGATCGAAGGTACAGATGAAACGATAGCGCGCTCCGGCAGGCTGATGAAGGGCGGGTTCGTTGTAGTGAAGGTTGCCAGGCCCAATCAGGATATGCGCTTCGATGTTCCGCTCGTCGGGCTCGATACCGTAAAAACCCTTGCCGATTCCGGCGGCACGGCCCTTGCCCTCGAAGCCGACAAAACGCTCCTCATGGACAGAGATGCGCTGATAAAACTTGCCGACGAAAAGAATATCTCGATAATTATAATCTAA
- a CDS encoding response regulator translates to MKKPVILIVDDVEEIRSSLRDFLQMRYEAEFQEASDGEEAVLYIKSNPCDLVLLDIKMPKKSGVVVIKEAKEYNPTIDILVVSAYMSDDVAEQAFENGATDYAVKPVNLKVLESKIQKILKTRGQFISKI, encoded by the coding sequence GTGAAAAAGCCCGTTATATTGATAGTCGATGACGTAGAAGAGATAAGAAGCTCCCTGCGCGACTTTTTGCAGATGAGGTACGAGGCTGAATTCCAGGAGGCTTCCGACGGTGAGGAGGCGGTCCTTTACATAAAATCCAATCCCTGCGACCTTGTACTTCTCGACATAAAGATGCCGAAGAAGAGCGGGGTAGTGGTGATAAAAGAGGCTAAGGAATATAACCCCACGATCGATATCCTGGTGGTTTCGGCTTACATGAGTGATGATGTGGCGGAGCAGGCATTTGAGAATGGCGCTACCGATTATGCCGTAAAGCCTGTGAATTTAAAGGTATTGGAATCGAAGATACAAAAGATATTGAAGACGCGCGGCCAGTTTATCAGTAAGATTTAG
- a CDS encoding ABC transporter ATP-binding protein has translation MKNYKRLVKFVLPHVWVLALAGLFMILSSAFGGVSIGMIIPLVDNIITGKKIIIPQGIALPGPLKNIVDLANSLSPLQLLNNMILIVIVLWLLKSFFEFCQTYLMNDVAQRVIRDVKVIIYKKFLTLSMDFYSKNATGKLMSRITNDAAVIRDSISTGLTDLIYQPVQLLVYTGLLLFVKIYFSISWMLIGISVFLFLLIVYPIARIGRRLKSISRKSQEKVGDMTTTLHETISGIRVVKAFSMEDYEARKFSAQNQDLYKLTMKQTKRMTVISPITEFVGIACVAIILWIAAKEIISGALSAGAFMAFLASILSLMKPIKRLTNVYTINQQAMAAAERIFETLDTPSSVVEKPGAMILPVIKKGVRFENVYFKYEERDVLKDINIDVRIGDVAAFVGPSGTGKTTLVNLVPRFYDVTAGRVTIDGVDIRDCTLKSLMEQIGIVTQETILFNDTVAANISYGSGIHTKDAVIKAARVANAHDFIMKMPQGYDTIVGERGFRLSGGEKQRLAIARAVFKDPPILILDEATSQLDTESEMLVQEAIDRMMKGRTVFVIAHRLSTIKHASTIYVIDGGSIIDKGSHEELLQKEGLYKRLYEMQFKENLLK, from the coding sequence ATGAAAAACTATAAAAGACTGGTAAAATTCGTTCTTCCGCATGTATGGGTGCTGGCTTTGGCCGGACTATTCATGATATTATCGTCTGCTTTCGGCGGCGTATCTATCGGCATGATTATCCCTCTGGTCGACAATATAATAACCGGTAAGAAGATAATCATCCCGCAAGGTATTGCGCTCCCAGGCCCGTTAAAAAACATCGTCGATCTCGCGAATTCGTTATCCCCACTGCAACTTTTAAACAATATGATTCTCATAGTTATAGTGCTGTGGCTATTGAAGAGCTTCTTCGAATTTTGCCAGACCTATCTCATGAACGACGTTGCCCAGCGCGTAATAAGGGATGTAAAGGTTATCATATATAAGAAATTTCTTACACTATCAATGGATTTTTATTCGAAGAACGCGACCGGGAAACTGATGTCGCGGATAACGAATGACGCGGCTGTAATACGCGACTCGATATCGACGGGGCTAACCGATCTTATCTACCAGCCGGTCCAGTTATTGGTGTACACAGGGCTTTTACTTTTCGTTAAGATATATTTTTCGATCTCCTGGATGCTTATAGGCATCAGCGTATTTTTATTCCTCCTTATTGTATACCCGATCGCGAGAATAGGCCGCCGCCTGAAGTCGATATCGAGGAAATCGCAGGAGAAGGTGGGCGATATGACGACGACACTGCATGAGACGATATCCGGCATACGCGTCGTTAAGGCTTTTTCGATGGAGGATTATGAAGCGCGAAAATTCTCCGCGCAGAATCAGGATCTTTATAAACTTACGATGAAGCAGACTAAAAGAATGACGGTGATCAGCCCCATTACCGAATTTGTAGGTATTGCCTGTGTAGCGATAATATTGTGGATAGCCGCTAAAGAGATAATTTCGGGCGCGCTTTCTGCGGGCGCTTTTATGGCGTTTTTAGCGAGCATCCTTTCCCTCATGAAGCCTATAAAACGGCTCACCAACGTTTATACCATAAATCAGCAGGCGATGGCCGCGGCCGAGAGGATATTTGAAACGCTCGATACCCCTTCGTCGGTGGTGGAGAAACCGGGAGCTATGATATTGCCCGTGATAAAGAAGGGCGTTCGATTTGAAAATGTTTATTTTAAATATGAAGAAAGAGATGTTCTTAAAGATATAAATATTGATGTACGGATAGGAGATGTCGCGGCTTTTGTAGGGCCAAGCGGGACAGGTAAGACCACGCTTGTCAATCTCGTACCGAGATTTTATGACGTGACCGCCGGGCGCGTTACGATCGACGGTGTGGATATACGCGACTGCACGTTAAAGTCGCTCATGGAGCAGATAGGCATAGTTACTCAGGAGACGATACTCTTTAACGATACCGTTGCCGCGAACATATCCTACGGATCAGGTATCCATACGAAGGACGCTGTGATAAAAGCGGCGCGTGTGGCCAATGCCCACGATTTTATAATGAAGATGCCGCAAGGGTACGATACGATAGTGGGTGAGCGCGGCTTCCGTCTATCCGGCGGCGAAAAACAGCGCTTAGCCATAGCCCGGGCCGTATTTAAAGATCCGCCAATACTTATACTGGACGAGGCCACCTCCCAGCTCGATACCGAATCCGAGATGCTCGTGCAGGAAGCCATAGACAGGATGATGAAAGGAAGGACGGTGTTTGTCATAGCGCACCGCCTGAGCACCATAAAACACGCCTCCACTATCTACGTAATTGACGGGGGAAGTATAATCGACAAGGGCTCCCACGAAGAACTCCTGCAAAAAGAGGGGCTTTATAAGCGCCTTTACGAGATGCAGTTCAAGGAAAACCTCCTGAAATAA
- a CDS encoding response regulator, which translates to MIKLLTVDDEKGITDLLCSFFKQRKFHVLAANSGEEALDIVNKDRPDIVFLDIVMGGMTGLEVLEKVKAIDKNIKVIMLTVQGDSETITKAKALGVDEYIIKPFKVKYLQEVVVKKIQELLKEKA; encoded by the coding sequence ATGATAAAGCTTTTAACCGTCGACGATGAAAAGGGCATAACGGACCTACTGTGCAGTTTTTTTAAACAGAGGAAGTTCCATGTCCTTGCCGCAAACAGCGGCGAGGAAGCCCTCGACATTGTAAATAAAGACAGGCCCGACATTGTTTTTCTCGATATAGTCATGGGGGGCATGACCGGCCTCGAGGTGCTCGAGAAGGTCAAAGCGATAGATAAGAATATCAAGGTTATCATGCTTACGGTTCAAGGCGATAGCGAGACCATTACAAAGGCAAAAGCGCTGGGCGTTGATGAATATATCATTAAGCCATTCAAAGTAAAATATCTGCAGGAGGTTGTAGTCAAAAAGATACAGGAACTATTAAAGGAGAAGGCGTGA
- a CDS encoding cupin domain-containing protein gives MKLHEKIRYIRKNVLGLTLKEFHAKLVSIFDDDALTYDSLMRLEKGYREDIRLSSLDQICTGLGVSLKELKEGTEAEGSKLVSIIKSSDRNDNKYIYNEKAIAEIVSPGTIRFLTMELEILPGGKTHQEEDPADTNRYEKLIVMLQGTLLTHVGGESHLIKRGDSLAFASSLPHYFENPSEKIKARCMVIQNPKSY, from the coding sequence ATGAAACTACATGAGAAGATAAGATATATACGCAAGAATGTTTTAGGGCTGACCCTAAAGGAGTTTCACGCGAAATTGGTCAGCATTTTTGATGATGATGCCCTCACCTACGATAGTCTTATGCGGCTGGAAAAAGGATATCGCGAGGATATCCGGTTGAGCAGTCTGGACCAGATATGCACAGGTTTGGGTGTATCTTTGAAGGAGCTAAAAGAGGGCACAGAAGCCGAAGGGTCGAAGCTCGTATCGATAATAAAATCATCCGATAGAAACGATAATAAGTATATATATAATGAGAAGGCCATCGCGGAGATCGTAAGCCCGGGGACTATAAGGTTCTTAACCATGGAACTTGAAATATTACCCGGGGGCAAAACACATCAGGAAGAAGATCCTGCAGACACAAATAGATACGAAAAACTGATAGTCATGCTCCAGGGGACATTACTCACGCATGTCGGCGGCGAGAGCCACCTGATAAAAAGAGGAGACAGCCTCGCTTTCGCAAGCTCCCTCCCCCATTACTTCGAAAACCCTTCCGAAAAAATAAAAGCGCGCTGTATGGTGATCCAAAACCCTAAATCTTACTGA
- the lpxB gene encoding lipid-A-disaccharide synthase, with translation MTQKKVLIVAGEPSGDLHASNLVKDLKKLKPDLRFFGMGGSLLKDAGVDTIFDISKLALIGLSEVLKNIFTVGQVYKGLLNAIETEKPDLAILVDYPGFNLRLAKELKKRSIPVVYYISPQVWAWGRDRIGIIQQCVKKILVFFKFEEELYKKYGIDAEFVGHPLLDSTAVSRAKEDTLKTYGLSKNNATIAILPGSRAIEIKRLLPVMMRAASLIKNRLPDTQFLIAKYHGLPREMYEKIVKGTGIDVKIVDGDTYNVAGAADLAIVASGTATLETAIIGTPLIIVYKVNFITHMAYKLVIRIKFLGIVNIIAGKEVAPELLQYNATAQNISKTAMAILSDPVKLRSMREDLSNVKASLGRPGASKRAAQAILPLLQ, from the coding sequence ATGACCCAAAAGAAGGTCCTCATAGTCGCCGGCGAACCATCCGGCGATCTTCACGCCTCGAACCTCGTAAAAGATCTGAAAAAACTAAAACCCGATCTGCGATTTTTTGGAATGGGCGGATCGCTCTTAAAAGATGCCGGTGTCGATACGATATTCGACATATCAAAACTCGCGCTTATAGGCCTGAGCGAGGTATTGAAGAATATATTTACCGTCGGGCAGGTGTATAAAGGACTGCTAAACGCCATCGAAACCGAAAAACCCGATCTTGCCATACTCGTAGATTACCCCGGGTTCAATCTCCGGCTTGCCAAAGAATTAAAAAAGAGATCTATACCCGTCGTCTATTATATAAGCCCGCAGGTGTGGGCATGGGGACGCGACAGGATCGGTATAATACAACAGTGTGTTAAAAAAATACTCGTATTCTTCAAATTCGAGGAAGAGCTTTATAAAAAATACGGCATAGACGCGGAGTTCGTAGGCCATCCGCTTCTTGATTCGACCGCTGTTTCCAGGGCAAAAGAGGATACGCTCAAGACCTACGGCCTGTCAAAAAACAACGCCACCATAGCAATCCTTCCCGGTTCGCGCGCCATAGAGATAAAACGGCTTTTGCCGGTAATGATGCGCGCGGCATCGCTCATAAAAAATCGCCTGCCAGATACTCAGTTCCTTATAGCCAAATATCACGGACTGCCGCGCGAAATGTATGAAAAGATCGTAAAGGGCACTGGAATTGATGTAAAGATAGTGGACGGCGATACCTATAATGTCGCCGGGGCCGCGGATCTTGCGATAGTCGCGTCGGGCACAGCGACACTCGAGACCGCGATAATAGGGACGCCTCTTATTATCGTTTACAAGGTAAACTTTATCACACACATGGCATATAAACTTGTCATTAGAATAAAATTTCTCGGGATAGTCAATATCATAGCGGGAAAAGAAGTAGCCCCGGAATTACTGCAGTATAATGCCACCGCGCAGAATATATCAAAAACAGCTATGGCGATATTATCCGACCCGGTAAAATTACGGTCTATGCGCGAAGACCTTTCTAATGTGAAAGCTTCTCTCGGCCGGCCCGGCGCAAGTAAACGCGCGGCGCAAGCCATACTTCCCTTACTACAGTAA
- the tsf gene encoding translation elongation factor Ts, protein MIDAIKKLREKTNAGVVDCKKALKESNGDIEKAIEILRKRGVALASKKVGRQTKEGRIESYLHQGGKIGVLIEVDCESDFVARNDDFKAFVRSLAMQVAASNPMYVNKEDVPESAIEKEKEIIKAQIMGKPAQAAEKIVEGKLAKFFEDACLMEQPFVKDPSLKVKDVVASKIGTIGENIIVRRFTRFQVGEEL, encoded by the coding sequence GTGATAGATGCTATAAAGAAACTTAGAGAAAAGACGAACGCCGGAGTGGTGGACTGCAAAAAGGCGCTTAAAGAGTCCAACGGCGATATCGAGAAGGCTATAGAGATACTCAGGAAGCGCGGGGTGGCGCTTGCTTCGAAGAAAGTCGGCAGGCAGACCAAGGAAGGCAGGATCGAGAGTTACCTGCACCAGGGCGGCAAGATAGGCGTGCTGATCGAAGTCGATTGCGAATCCGATTTTGTGGCGCGCAATGACGATTTCAAGGCATTCGTCCGGAGCCTCGCGATGCAGGTTGCGGCGTCGAATCCGATGTATGTGAATAAGGAAGACGTGCCGGAATCCGCCATCGAGAAAGAGAAAGAGATAATAAAGGCGCAGATCATGGGGAAGCCCGCCCAGGCCGCCGAGAAGATAGTTGAAGGCAAGCTTGCGAAGTTCTTTGAGGACGCATGCCTTATGGAACAGCCTTTTGTAAAAGATCCGAGCTTAAAAGTCAAAGACGTGGTCGCTTCCAAGATAGGCACTATCGGCGAGAATATAATAGTCCGCCGGTTCACGAGATTTCAGGTTGGAGAAGAGTTGTAG
- a CDS encoding Gfo/Idh/MocA family oxidoreductase produces MEKIRVGVVGVGHLGTFHAKVYSRLPKHVKLVGVCDCNIEQSLEVGKKYHTVSYSDYEDLFDKVDAVSIAVPTSLHYNVAKDFLNHNIHVLVEKPITKTLSEADELIDIAKSRNLIMQVGHIERFNSAVLAIEPYLKKPKFIECQRLGPFHKRVEDVGVVLDLMIHDIDIVLGLMKQDVKSIEAVGLSTISNYEDVANVRLTFEDGTIADITASRVTKDVVRKMRIFQEDSYVSLDYVTQDAAVFEKSDEKILKEKIKIKKKEPLKKELKSFVECVRTGRKPIVSGVEGRRALQVALEIIDKINSSAHRARS; encoded by the coding sequence ATGGAAAAGATAAGGGTAGGGGTGGTGGGCGTAGGCCATCTGGGAACGTTCCACGCCAAAGTTTACTCAAGATTACCCAAGCACGTTAAGCTGGTAGGTGTTTGTGACTGCAATATCGAGCAATCCCTTGAGGTAGGAAAGAAATACCATACGGTAAGCTATTCCGACTACGAGGATCTTTTTGACAAGGTCGACGCCGTAAGCATAGCCGTACCGACGAGCCTGCATTATAATGTCGCCAAGGATTTCTTAAACCACAATATTCACGTCCTGGTCGAGAAACCCATTACTAAGACGCTTTCCGAGGCAGACGAGCTCATTGATATAGCAAAATCGCGGAATCTTATAATGCAGGTTGGCCATATCGAACGGTTTAATTCCGCGGTCCTTGCCATAGAGCCATATCTGAAGAAGCCCAAATTCATAGAATGCCAGCGTCTTGGTCCATTCCATAAAAGGGTCGAGGATGTGGGCGTCGTCCTGGATCTCATGATCCACGACATAGACATAGTGCTGGGGCTTATGAAGCAGGACGTCAAAAGCATAGAAGCGGTGGGATTAAGCACCATCTCGAACTACGAGGATGTCGCGAACGTACGTCTCACCTTCGAGGATGGCACCATCGCCGACATAACCGCCAGCCGGGTTACGAAAGATGTCGTCCGGAAGATGCGCATATTCCAGGAAGACTCATACGTTTCGCTCGACTATGTCACGCAGGACGCGGCCGTATTTGAAAAATCGGACGAGAAGATATTAAAAGAGAAGATCAAAATAAAGAAAAAAGAACCTCTTAAGAAAGAGCTCAAATCGTTCGTCGAATGTGTCCGGACCGGCAGGAAGCCGATCGTCTCCGGCGTTGAAGGAAGACGCGCGCTTCAGGTGGCGCTGGAGATAATAGATAAAATTAATTCGTCCGCGCATAGAGCCCGTTCATGA
- the fabZ gene encoding 3-hydroxyacyl-ACP dehydratase FabZ, whose amino-acid sequence MMGAEGLDIAGKVLDINAIQKILPHRYPFLLVDRIIEIGENRVVGIKNVTINEPFFQGHFPGHPIMPGVLIMEAMAQVGGVGALNLKTNLGKLAYFLTIDNAKFRKPVLPGDVLRMEVDLLKVKMGVMKIHGTAKVDNEVAAEADMMFAFINPDGTK is encoded by the coding sequence ATGATGGGCGCAGAAGGGCTCGATATAGCCGGTAAAGTTTTAGATATAAACGCGATCCAAAAAATACTGCCGCACAGGTATCCGTTTTTACTGGTCGACAGGATTATCGAGATAGGCGAGAACAGGGTCGTAGGCATAAAGAACGTTACGATAAACGAACCTTTTTTCCAGGGCCATTTCCCCGGGCATCCGATAATGCCGGGGGTTTTGATAATGGAGGCGATGGCGCAAGTCGGCGGTGTCGGCGCTCTTAATCTGAAGACGAATTTAGGAAAGCTGGCATATTTTCTTACCATAGATAACGCGAAGTTCCGCAAGCCGGTACTGCCTGGGGATGTCTTAAGGATGGAAGTCGATCTATTAAAAGTAAAGATGGGCGTTATGAAGATCCACGGCACGGCCAAAGTTGATAATGAAGTGGCGGCCGAAGCGGACATGATGTTCGCGTTCATCAATCCCGACGGCACCAAGTGA
- the frr gene encoding ribosome recycling factor: MTAKDILHDAETKMKKTVEATHRDFATIRTGRASTAIVENVRVDYYGASTPLKQLAAVSTPDARLIVIQPWDKNSMAEIEKAILKSDIGIAPTNDGKVLRLTMPPLTQERREELDKVLKKIAEDGHVSVRTARHAAIENIRKSEKDKVITEDEKFKGQEDIQKLTDKYIKEIDTLLGTKEKEING, translated from the coding sequence ATGACGGCCAAAGACATTTTGCATGACGCGGAAACTAAGATGAAGAAGACGGTAGAAGCGACGCACAGGGATTTCGCGACGATACGTACCGGTAGGGCCTCGACGGCCATAGTCGAAAACGTCAGAGTTGATTATTATGGCGCGTCTACGCCGTTAAAACAACTGGCGGCCGTTTCAACTCCCGACGCGCGGCTTATCGTGATCCAGCCGTGGGACAAGAATTCGATGGCCGAGATCGAGAAAGCCATATTAAAATCGGATATAGGCATAGCTCCCACCAACGACGGTAAAGTGTTGCGTCTGACCATGCCGCCGCTTACACAGGAGCGACGTGAGGAACTCGACAAGGTTTTGAAGAAGATAGCCGAGGACGGTCACGTCTCCGTTAGGACTGCCAGACATGCCGCGATCGAGAATATCAGGAAGTCCGAGAAGGACAAGGTTATAACCGAAGACGAGAAGTTTAAGGGCCAGGAAGACATACAGAAGCTTACCGATAAGTATATAAAAGAGATCGATACGCTCCTTGGGACGAAAGAGAAAGAGATTAACGGATAA
- a CDS encoding alpha/beta hydrolase, with the protein MKKLFYRLSFLVICVTAVFLIFAPVKDKTILSKDGVKIAYSVYGKGAPALVFVHGWCGSRSVWYKQIPYFSKKYRVIALDLAGHGASGRQRKIYTQELFGEDVAAVVNAENADKVILIGHSMSGTIILEANRILKDKVYGLVAVDTLENFEYMATAEDKIKYIDPMKKDFVKNSGIFMREMFTKNADPKLVNKVVKNVARANPEIAISTIECYFGTPVIPLLADVHVPLWCLNADLWPSYPEINSKYLKSYHLKIMPGLGHFLMVESPDEFNRQLENIIDRIKGIKE; encoded by the coding sequence ATGAAGAAATTATTTTATCGTTTGAGTTTTCTGGTTATTTGCGTAACGGCTGTATTCTTAATTTTTGCGCCAGTAAAGGATAAAACCATTCTTTCCAAGGACGGCGTAAAGATAGCCTATTCTGTGTATGGCAAAGGAGCGCCGGCATTGGTTTTTGTGCACGGATGGTGCGGTAGCCGCTCTGTTTGGTATAAACAGATACCGTATTTTTCCAAGAAATACCGGGTTATTGCTTTGGACCTGGCCGGCCATGGCGCATCCGGACGCCAAAGAAAGATTTATACTCAGGAACTCTTTGGCGAAGATGTGGCCGCGGTGGTAAACGCGGAGAATGCCGATAAGGTTATCCTTATAGGGCATTCTATGTCGGGCACGATAATTCTTGAAGCAAATCGGATTCTTAAAGATAAAGTATACGGGCTTGTCGCCGTCGATACTCTGGAGAATTTTGAGTATATGGCTACCGCTGAAGATAAAATAAAATACATTGATCCGATGAAAAAAGATTTCGTAAAAAATTCCGGTATTTTTATGCGGGAAATGTTTACTAAGAACGCCGATCCTAAACTGGTTAATAAGGTAGTCAAAAATGTCGCCCGGGCTAATCCGGAAATAGCGATTAGCACTATCGAATGTTATTTCGGCACTCCGGTTATCCCGCTCCTGGCTGATGTGCATGTGCCATTGTGGTGCTTGAACGCGGATTTATGGCCGAGCTATCCGGAGATAAATAGCAAATATTTAAAGTCCTATCATTTAAAAATAATGCCGGGTCTTGGACATTTCCTGATGGTTGAATCTCCGGATGAATTCAACCGTCAATTGGAAAATATTATTGATCGGATTAAAGGAATAAAAGAATAA
- the rpsB gene encoding 30S ribosomal protein S2: MKNLLEAGVHFGHETKRWNPKMKKYIFGQKNGIYIIDLEKTEDAIKKACEFLRGVVAAGQSILFVGTKKQAQEIIKEEASKCGMFYVNQRWLGGMLTNFQTIKKSLRRLEELERIKEDGTMAKLSKKEASKLNKEMYKLNKNLEGVRSMDKLPKAMFVVDAKKEDIAVKEANILGIPVVALVDTNSDPDVIKYVIPGNDDAIRSIKLITSMVSECVAGARKAFAAGVAQAKKDAEEEAAEEAGESIKVIDEKVEELVAGDLKLKEDEAMPKDVPIKRKAKIEKRKM; this comes from the coding sequence ATGAAGAATTTGCTGGAAGCAGGCGTCCACTTCGGGCATGAGACGAAGAGGTGGAATCCTAAGATGAAGAAGTACATATTCGGCCAGAAGAACGGCATTTATATCATCGATCTGGAAAAGACCGAGGATGCCATAAAGAAGGCCTGTGAGTTTTTGAGGGGCGTAGTCGCGGCAGGGCAGTCCATATTGTTCGTCGGGACGAAGAAACAGGCGCAGGAAATTATAAAGGAAGAGGCCTCCAAGTGCGGGATGTTCTACGTTAACCAGAGATGGCTGGGCGGTATGCTGACGAACTTCCAGACGATAAAGAAGAGTTTAAGGCGCCTTGAGGAGCTCGAGAGGATAAAAGAAGACGGCACCATGGCGAAGCTCTCGAAGAAAGAGGCATCGAAACTGAACAAAGAGATGTATAAGTTGAATAAGAACCTGGAAGGCGTCAGGTCGATGGATAAACTTCCGAAAGCGATGTTCGTAGTCGATGCGAAGAAAGAGGACATCGCGGTGAAAGAAGCCAATATACTCGGTATACCGGTCGTGGCGCTTGTCGATACGAACTCGGATCCCGACGTTATCAAATACGTAATACCGGGCAATGACGATGCCATACGGTCGATAAAGCTCATCACTTCGATGGTGTCCGAATGCGTTGCCGGGGCTCGCAAGGCGTTTGCCGCGGGAGTAGCGCAGGCGAAGAAAGACGCGGAAGAGGAAGCGGCGGAGGAAGCCGGGGAAAGCATTAAAGTCATCGATGAAAAAGTCGAAGAACTTGTTGCCGGCGACCTGAAGTTAAAAGAAGACGAAGCCATGCCAAAGGATGTGCCGATAAAACGAAAAGCGAAAATCGAAAAGCGTAAAATGTAA
- the pyrH gene encoding UMP kinase, protein MAKPIFKRVVLKLSGEALQGRWGYGIDYDVTASIAKQIKEIRKLNVDVAIVIGGGNIFRGEAASARGIDRVNADYMGMLATVINGLALQDALEKVGVFTRVQTAIAMQQLAEPFIRRRAIRHLEKGRVIIFVGGTGNPYFTTDTTAALRAIEIGAEVILKATKVDGVYSADPKKDKKAKKFDTLRYIDVLKRGLKVMDATATSLCMDNKLPIIVFDLLKEGNIKRVITGEKIGTIVKG, encoded by the coding sequence ATGGCAAAGCCTATTTTTAAACGAGTTGTGCTGAAGCTGAGCGGCGAGGCGTTACAGGGCCGTTGGGGCTACGGTATCGATTATGACGTTACGGCTTCTATCGCGAAACAGATCAAAGAAATACGCAAGCTGAACGTCGATGTCGCTATAGTAATAGGCGGCGGTAATATCTTCAGGGGCGAGGCGGCAAGCGCCAGGGGTATCGACAGGGTTAATGCCGATTACATGGGCATGCTCGCTACCGTTATAAACGGACTGGCTTTGCAGGATGCGCTCGAAAAAGTGGGCGTATTTACCAGGGTTCAGACGGCGATTGCGATGCAGCAGTTGGCTGAGCCTTTCATCCGCCGCAGGGCGATAAGGCACCTCGAAAAAGGCAGAGTCATTATATTCGTCGGCGGGACGGGGAACCCTTACTTTACCACCGACACTACCGCGGCGCTTCGCGCTATCGAGATAGGTGCCGAGGTTATATTGAAAGCTACCAAGGTCGACGGCGTATATTCCGCCGACCCGAAGAAAGATAAGAAAGCGAAAAAATTCGACACGCTAAGGTATATCGACGTCCTGAAGAGGGGGCTCAAGGTTATGGATGCGACCGCTACCAGCCTTTGCATGGATAATAAGCTTCCGATAATAGTATTCGACCTTCTTAAAGAGGGTAATATAAAGAGAGTTATAACGGGCGAGAAGATAGGCACCATCGTAAAAGGGTGA